The Rhodococcus triatomae genome includes a window with the following:
- a CDS encoding sulfurtransferase has protein sequence MPVAPDPHPAFAAYAHPDRLVSTEWLSANLGAPGLKVVESDEDVLLYDVGHIPGAVKVDWHLDLNDPVTRDYITGEQFAELMDRKGIRRDDTVVIYGDKSNWWAAYALWVFTLFGHEDVRLLDGGRDAWIAENRDTAFDVPETTSTGYPVVERADAPIRAFKNDVLTHLGTGPLIDVRSPQEYTGERTHMPDYPEEGALRGGHIPTAVSIPWAKAAAQDSRFRSRAELDEIYGGVDAADSVIAYCRIGERSSHTWFVLTHLLGHPDVRNYDGSWTEWGNAVRVPIAKGEEPGKVPARS, from the coding sequence GTGCCCGTTGCACCAGATCCCCATCCCGCGTTCGCCGCGTACGCCCACCCCGATCGGCTCGTCTCGACGGAGTGGCTGTCGGCGAATCTGGGTGCGCCGGGCCTGAAGGTCGTGGAGTCGGACGAGGACGTCCTGCTGTACGACGTCGGCCACATCCCGGGAGCGGTCAAGGTCGACTGGCACCTCGATCTCAACGATCCGGTGACCCGCGACTACATCACCGGCGAACAGTTCGCCGAGTTGATGGACCGCAAGGGAATTCGCCGTGACGACACGGTCGTGATCTATGGGGACAAGAGCAACTGGTGGGCCGCCTACGCGTTGTGGGTGTTCACGCTCTTCGGGCACGAGGACGTCCGGCTGCTCGACGGCGGACGCGACGCGTGGATCGCCGAGAACCGCGACACCGCCTTCGACGTCCCGGAGACGACCAGCACCGGCTACCCGGTGGTCGAACGTGCCGATGCCCCGATCCGCGCGTTCAAGAACGACGTCCTCACCCATCTCGGTACCGGCCCCCTCATCGACGTGCGTTCGCCCCAGGAGTACACGGGCGAGCGCACCCACATGCCGGACTACCCGGAAGAGGGCGCACTGCGTGGGGGGCACATCCCCACCGCGGTGAGCATTCCGTGGGCCAAGGCCGCGGCGCAGGACAGCCGTTTCCGCTCCCGCGCCGAACTGGACGAGATCTACGGCGGTGTCGATGCCGCGGATTCGGTGATCGCCTACTGCCGGATCGGCGAGCGGTCCAGCCACACGTGGTTCGTGCTCACCCACCTGCTCGGCCATCCGGACGTCCGCAACTACGACGGTTCGTGGACCGAGTGGGGCAACGCGGTGCGGGTGCCCATCGCCAAGGGCGAGGAGCCGGGCAAGGTACCTGCTCGGTCATGA
- a CDS encoding condensation domain-containing protein has protein sequence MHVTSIDRYLVEPGVVTEWSVTSNSVADSPLPPSYNQRFHLDTARTHGVGRSVWMAAAFDLPGTLDRPALERALRYFIRRHDTLQTGFHADSAGIRRVGLDPEHVELRSSTPLAVDTAAGLRDHLRQRFTEVCDPLTFPAYTFATIERDSHYTVVSAFDHTLVDGYSLVIALGELRRIYESCQAGVEPDPALHVELGDPGSFLRYCRQEAEAPVTDVADPRVREWARFYSRCGGTAPSFPLDLGVEAGVPAPQGADVRPLLDAAGTERFEQICLDSGGSLFTGVLTAMGSAIHEISGSRRMPLQFPLHTRRNPQWANALGWLTTSAPLTVEISTDGDFQASLANTHASFRTALTLGGVSMAQVGKALGDGYRRTRTDVFMVSYIDYRRLPGTDDHEMLNAHHVSNVTVADDAQFWISRTNRGLALRSRFPDTPVARATVESFLTTLRRFLESICERGVTPVADPTRALRLDEAPVV, from the coding sequence GTGCACGTAACCTCGATCGACAGGTACCTCGTCGAGCCGGGCGTGGTCACGGAATGGTCCGTCACCAGCAACTCTGTCGCGGACTCGCCGCTCCCGCCCTCGTACAACCAGAGATTCCATCTCGACACGGCACGCACGCACGGGGTCGGGCGGAGCGTGTGGATGGCCGCGGCCTTCGATCTGCCCGGCACCCTGGATCGCCCGGCGCTCGAGCGGGCACTGCGCTACTTCATCCGACGGCACGACACCCTGCAGACCGGCTTCCACGCCGATTCCGCCGGGATCCGCCGGGTCGGTCTCGACCCGGAACACGTCGAGCTGCGCTCGTCCACTCCGCTGGCCGTCGACACGGCGGCCGGGTTGCGCGATCACCTGCGGCAACGGTTCACCGAGGTCTGCGATCCGCTGACGTTCCCCGCCTACACGTTCGCGACGATCGAACGCGACTCCCACTACACCGTGGTGAGCGCGTTCGACCACACACTGGTGGACGGGTACTCGCTGGTCATTGCGCTCGGGGAGCTACGTCGCATCTACGAGTCCTGCCAGGCCGGGGTCGAGCCGGACCCGGCGTTGCACGTCGAACTCGGCGATCCCGGCAGTTTCCTGCGGTACTGCCGGCAGGAGGCCGAGGCGCCCGTCACCGACGTCGCCGACCCTCGGGTCCGCGAGTGGGCCCGCTTCTACAGCCGGTGCGGGGGTACCGCTCCCAGCTTCCCGCTGGATCTCGGCGTGGAGGCAGGTGTGCCCGCCCCGCAAGGCGCGGACGTCCGGCCGTTGCTCGACGCCGCGGGCACCGAGCGGTTCGAGCAGATCTGCCTGGATTCGGGCGGCAGCCTGTTCACCGGAGTGCTCACCGCCATGGGCTCGGCGATCCACGAGATCAGTGGCTCCCGCCGCATGCCCCTGCAGTTCCCCCTGCACACACGCCGGAATCCGCAGTGGGCCAACGCCCTCGGCTGGCTGACCACCAGCGCACCGCTCACCGTCGAGATCAGCACCGACGGTGACTTCCAGGCGTCCCTGGCCAACACGCACGCCTCGTTCCGCACCGCCCTCACCCTGGGAGGGGTGTCGATGGCCCAGGTCGGCAAGGCACTGGGAGACGGCTACCGCCGCACCCGCACCGACGTGTTCATGGTCTCCTACATCGACTACCGCCGCCTGCCGGGCACCGACGACCACGAGATGCTCAACGCTCATCACGTGAGCAACGTGACCGTCGCCGACGACGCCCAGTTCTGGATCTCCCGCACGAACCGGGGGCTGGCCCTGCGATCCCGGTTCCCGGACACACCCGTCGCCCGGGCCACCGTCGAATCGTTCCTCACCACGCTGCGCAGGTTCCTCGAGTCGATCTGCGAGCGCGGTGTGACGCCGGTGGCGGACCCGACCCGCGCGCTGCGCCTGGACGAGGCGCCGGTGGTGTGA
- a CDS encoding condensation domain-containing protein, whose product MDLNLITHWEPRPGRVVEWKVSDADARSAAQAPIDPAPPTTMQERHLRRAQLAANNNEAQSPWIGIAFDFPGKLDADAMARTLRRYVERHDTLHSWFSFADPAADPTDKSNAIRRHVVAPEHFTLTVVDGPEMSTPEQVREYVGARFANETSALGWPAFVFGAIEHAVAPEDADSGFPDTAEGFTLFHAVDHAHTDMQSMILMFAEIRIAYQAEIDGTTPELPDPGSYVEYSGRERERAAALTLESPEVQGWLGYLARTGGSFPGFPLDLGVADGPAPAIGSRFDLADECEQFGAVCKAHGSNFIGGVFAALAITEHELAGRDRYLALSPLTTRGETNFWSQGWFINLVPVAVELDGAETFTDLAATAQKAYRDGKTLGDVSVQQVIETVLAQAPAVAAAAPTALTPPPILSYIDGRRLPQTESYVTTRATGLVGGKDTQIASIWVNRVLEGTWMAISHPDTETAHASVAAYAGRVSEIMRTVAREGDYHIGSAG is encoded by the coding sequence ATGGACTTGAACTTGATCACGCATTGGGAGCCGCGACCCGGACGGGTCGTGGAGTGGAAGGTGTCGGATGCCGACGCCCGTTCCGCAGCCCAGGCGCCGATCGATCCCGCGCCACCGACAACCATGCAGGAGCGGCACCTGCGACGCGCCCAGCTGGCGGCGAACAACAACGAGGCGCAGTCCCCCTGGATCGGGATCGCGTTCGACTTTCCCGGCAAGCTCGACGCCGACGCGATGGCACGCACGCTGCGGCGGTACGTCGAACGCCACGACACGCTGCACAGTTGGTTCTCCTTCGCGGACCCGGCTGCGGATCCGACCGACAAGTCCAACGCGATACGACGCCACGTGGTGGCGCCCGAGCACTTCACCCTCACCGTCGTCGACGGCCCCGAGATGTCCACGCCGGAGCAGGTGCGCGAGTACGTGGGCGCTCGCTTCGCGAACGAGACCAGCGCCCTGGGATGGCCCGCGTTCGTCTTCGGCGCGATCGAGCATGCGGTGGCCCCCGAGGACGCCGACTCCGGGTTCCCCGACACGGCAGAGGGTTTCACGCTCTTCCACGCCGTCGATCACGCACATACCGACATGCAGTCGATGATCCTGATGTTCGCCGAGATCCGGATCGCCTACCAGGCCGAGATCGACGGAACGACTCCCGAACTCCCCGATCCCGGGAGCTACGTCGAGTACAGCGGCCGCGAGCGAGAGCGGGCGGCGGCGCTGACCCTCGAGTCGCCCGAGGTACAGGGCTGGCTGGGCTACCTGGCGCGCACCGGTGGCTCGTTCCCCGGATTCCCCCTGGATCTCGGAGTCGCGGACGGGCCCGCGCCCGCGATCGGAAGCCGCTTCGACCTGGCGGACGAGTGCGAGCAGTTCGGTGCGGTGTGCAAGGCGCACGGCTCGAACTTCATCGGCGGTGTGTTCGCCGCGCTGGCGATCACCGAACACGAGCTCGCCGGGCGCGACCGATACCTCGCGTTGTCGCCGCTCACGACTCGCGGGGAGACCAACTTCTGGTCACAGGGGTGGTTCATCAATCTCGTCCCGGTGGCCGTCGAACTGGACGGGGCCGAGACCTTCACCGATCTCGCCGCCACCGCCCAGAAGGCATACCGCGACGGCAAGACGCTCGGCGACGTCTCGGTGCAGCAGGTGATCGAGACGGTGCTGGCGCAGGCGCCCGCCGTCGCGGCCGCCGCACCGACCGCGCTGACGCCGCCGCCGATCCTGTCGTACATCGACGGGCGCAGGCTGCCGCAGACCGAGAGCTATGTGACGACCCGGGCGACGGGCCTGGTGGGCGGCAAGGACACCCAGATCGCGTCGATCTGGGTCAATCGCGTGCTGGAGGGTACCTGGATGGCCATCTCCCATCCCGATACCGAGACCGCGCACGCATCGGTCGCGGCCTACGCCGGCCGCGTTTCCGAGATCATGAGAACCGTTGCACGCGAAGGTGACTACCACATCGGATCGGCGGGATGA